The Pseudochaenichthys georgianus chromosome 8, fPseGeo1.2, whole genome shotgun sequence genome has a segment encoding these proteins:
- the spag9a gene encoding sperm associated antigen 9a isoform X3 — MELEDGVVYQDDPGTSAVMSERVSGLANSIYREFERLIGKYDEDVVKELMPLVVAVLENLDSVFAENQEHEVELELLKEDNEQLITQYEREKALRKHAEEKFIEFEDTHEQDKKDLQNHVDRMESHSRQLELKIKNYADQIARLEERELELKKEFNSLHQRHTEMIHNYMEHVERIKLQQISETSESSAVGRVRKDRPLSLCVFPSAGGAPVLTPNPQARAETPGTEGWKFTDPARSNASLKLDFIDPPKEREGKSAQDSTWGNSKAHGSKDELLDFNGSKSATPATASDMERADGKSKNMEVQAAPGTGSILVGLPENEDSSDMQDIIESTPELDMDLIGYKPGSTPTKGIENLAFDRNTESLFEELSSAGTGLIGDVDDGADLLDLSLIGMGREVENLIQENSQLLETKNALNVVNKDLILKLDELTCEKEMLQGEMEAVLQAKAKMEDKNREVEEELKKIRLEVEEVKSKTKEEEDSDVPTAQRKRFTRVEMARVLMERNQYKERLMELQEAVRWTEMIRASRENPSLSEKKKSSIWQFFSRLFSSSSSSPTMKKVECQSIMKYNAPGGMVKRSSTFSQFPTEKSKTFDFLNEEKDLCSSPSRKEQKRAQYRQVKAHMQKEDGRVTAHGWSLPSKFKVANGGQVENKMKLPVPVYLRPLDQKDASMKLWCAAGVDLSGARTLPELVKQTKGSQSSLNHLEQESKDPEKGEKELVLQDETSSRVWVCTSTHSSTKVMVLDASQPSDLLDSFYACNTHVVCIASVPGVLETDYTAAEEVPQDSEAVQGDRVSLAGSVASVGSAGSDGAVATEGTTAIPQTASVGVSDQPAEHSGISSSVELSREASPAEDGVPAAEEATEATEANTGVGEEGEEEQEADQNQPGIYTEHVFTDPLGVGPTDSPSADSQRGCGYDGETFPEESEPSDGEVLRMSSALPTMWLGAQNGCLYVHSAVARWRKCLHAIKLKDSILGIVHVKGRVLVALADGTLAIFHRSIDGQWDLTNYHLLDLGRPHHSIRCMTVVYDKVWCGYRNKIYIIQPKAMRIEKSFDAHPRKESQVRQLAWVGDGIWVSIRLDSTLRLFHAHTYQHLQDVDIEPYVSKMLGTGKLGFSFVRITALMVSCSRLWVGTGNGVIISIPLSEANKTTGIVPNRPGSAVRVYSDDGSDGAVQGSCVPYCSMAHAQLCFHGHRDAVKFFVTVPGQAMPPPGSADSGSDEPPSESSDTATSEPKTFLVMSGGEGYIDFRMGDEGGELDGLSEPAASQQSPPTKVERSHLIVWQVSNSHD; from the exons ATGGAGCTGGAAGACGGAGTTGTGTACCAGGACGACCCGGGGACATCAGCGGTGATGTCTGAGCGGGTGTCGGGCCTGGCCAACTCCATCTACCGCGAGTTCGAGAGGCTCATCGGTAAATACGATGAGGACGTGGTGAAGGAGCTGATGCCGCTGGTGGTGGCCGTGCTGGAGAACCTGGACTCGGTGTTCGCGGAGAACCAGGAGCACGAAGTGGAGCTGGAGCTGCTGAAGGAGGACAACGAGCAGCTCATCACACAGTACGAGCGGGAGAAAGCGCTGAGGAAACATGCAGAGGAG AAGTTCATTGAGTTTGAGGACACTCATGAACAGGATAAGAAAGACCTGCAGAACCACGTGGACAGAATGGAGTCCCACTCGCGGCAACTGGAACTCAAGATCAAAAACTACGCAGACCAGA TTGCCAGGTTAGAAGAACGGGAATTGGAGCTAAAGAAAGAATTCAACTCCCTGCATCAGCGACACACAGAG ATGATCCATAACTACATGGAGCATGTAGAGAGGATCAAACTGCAGCAGATAAGTGAGACTTCAGAGTCAAGCGCTGTCGGCAGAGTCAG GAAAGATCGGCCTCTTTCTTTGTGCGTCTTCCCGTCTGCTGGCGGCGCGCCTGTGCTGACCCCCAACCCGCAGGCCAGAGCAGAGACCCCGGGCACCGAGGGCTGGAAGTTCACCGACCCAGCGCGCTCCAACGCCAGCCTCAAG TTGGACTTTATCGACCCCCCAAAGGAAAGGGAGGGTAAGAGTGCGCAGGACTCTACTTGGGGGAATTCAAAGGCACACGGCAGCAAG GACGAGCTGTTGGACTTTAACGGATCCAAGTCAGCCACGCCAGCAACAGCTTCGGACATGGAGCGGGCCGATGGGAAGAGTAAGAACATGGAGGTGCAGGCTGCACCGGGGACCGGCTCCATATTAGTGG GTTTACCTGAAAATGAGGACAGCTCAGATATGCAGGACATCATCGAGTCCACCCCTGAGCTGGACATGGATCTCATTGGATACAAGCCTGGGAG TACTCCGACTAAAGGCATTGAGAACCTGGCGTTTGACCGAAACACAGAGTCTCTGTTTGAAGAGCTGTCGTCAGCGGGCACTGGCCTCATAGGGGATGTGGATGATGGGGCCGACCTGCTGG ACCTTAGTTTGATTG GTATGGGCCGGGAAGTTGAAAATCTAATTCAGGAGAATTCACAGCTGCTTGAGACAAA GAATGCTCTGAACGTGGTGAACAAAGACTTGATACTGAAGCTGGACGAGTTGACCTGTGAGAAGGAGATGCTGCAGGGAGAGATGGAGGCTGTGCTGCAGGCCAAGGCCAAGATGGAGGACAAGAacagagaggtggaggaggaacTCAAAAA AATACGACTGGAGGTGGAGGAAGTGAAAAGCAAAACTAAAGAGGAGGaagac AGCGATGTACCGACCGCTCAGAGGAAGCGCTTCACCCGAGTGGAAATGGCCAGAGTGCTGATGGAGAGGAACCAGTACAAAGAGAGGCTGATGGAGCTGCAGGAAGCTGTGCGGTGGACAGAGATGATCCG GGCCTCGAGAGAAAATCCATCACTGtcagaaaaaaagaaatccaGCATCTGGCAGTT CTTCAGCAGACTGTTTAGCTCCTCCTCCAGTTCCCCCACCATGAAGAAGGTGGAGTGCCAGTCCATCATGAAGTACAACGCCCCGGGCGGCATGGTGAAGAGGAGCAGCACCTTCTCCCAGTTCCCCACGGAAAAGTCCAAGACATTCGACTTCCTCAATGAAGA AAAGGACCTGTGCAGCTCTCCATCCCGCAAAGAGCAGAAGAGAGCTCAGTACCGACAGGTCAAGGCCCACATGCAGAAGGAGGATGGACGAGTCACGGCACACGGCTGGAGCCTGCCCAGCAAATTCAAG GTAGCAAATGGTGGACAAGTGGAGAACAAAATGAAATTGCCTGTACCGGTATACTTGAGACCTCTGGATCAGAAAGATGCTTCTATGAAG CTGTGGTGCGCTGCGGGGGTCGACTTGTCCGGAGCGAGAACGTTACCGGAGCTCGTGAAGCAGACAAAGGGTTCTCAGAGTAGCCTGAACCACTTGGAGCAAGAGAGCAAG GATCCGGAGAAAGGGGAGAAGGAGCTGGTCCTCCAGGACGAGACGTCCAGTCGGGTGTGGGTCTGCACCAGCACCCACTCCTCCACCAAGGTGATGGTGCTGGATGCCAGTCAGCCCTCTGACCTGCTCGACAGCTTCTACGCCTGCAACACACACGTCGTCTGCATAGCCAGCGTTCCAG GCGTGTTGGAGACTGACTATACGGCAGCTGAGGAGGTACCTCAGGACTCGGAGGCTGTCCAGGGTGACAGGGTGTCTCTTGCCGGCAGTGTGGCCAGTGTGGGCTCTGCGGGAAGCGACGGTGCCGTGGCAACAGAGGGGACCACCGCCATCCCGCAGACGGCCAGCGTAGGCGTCTCCGACCAGCCGGCCGAACACAGCGGCATCTCTAGCTCAG TTGAGCTGTCCAGAGAGGCGAGTCCAGCAGAAGACGGCGTTCCCGCTGCAGAAGAGGCAACAGAAGCCACGGAGGCTAACACTGGTGTGGGCGAAGAAGGAGAGGAGGAGCAGGAAGCGGATCAAAACCAGCCGGGAATCTACACCGAGCACGTGTTCACCGACCCACTGGGGGTGGGACCCACTGACTCCCCCTCCGCCGACTCACAGAG GGGCTGCGGGTACGACGGGGAAACCTTTCCAGAAGAATCGGAGCCGTCAGACGGGGAAGTCCTGAGGATGAGCAGCGCCCTGCCCACCATGTGGCTGGGAGCTCAGAACGGATG TCTGTATGTGCACTCGGCTGTGGCTCGATGGAGGAAGTGTCTCCATGCCATCAAGCTGAAAGACTCCATCCTCGGCATAGT GCATGTTAAAGGGAGAGTCCTGGTGGCTCTGGCTGACGGGACATTAGCAATTTTCCACAGAAGCATCG ACGGTCAGTGGGATTTAACCAACTACCACCTGTTGGACCTGGGCCGGCCTCACCACTCTATCCGCTGCATGACGGTGGTCTACGACAAGGTGTGGTGCGGCTACAGGAACAAGATCTACATCATCCAGCCCAAGGCCATGAGGATAGAG AAGTCGTTTGACGCCCATCCTCGTAAGGAGAGTCAGGTGCGGCAGCTGGCCTGGGTGGGGGACGGTATCTGGGTGTCCATCCGACTGGATTCAACGCTACGCTTGTTTCACGCCCACACCTACCAGCACCTCCAGGACGTGGACATCGAGCCCTACGTCAGCAAGATGTTGG GCACGGGTAAACTGGGCTTCTCCTTTGTGAGGATCACAGCTCTGATGGTGTCCTGCAGCCGGCTCTGGGTGGGAACAGGAAACGGCGTCATCATCTCCATCCCGCTGTCTGAAG CCAATAAGACAACGGGAATAGTGCCAAATCGTCCCGGCAGTGCTGTGCGGGTTTACAGTGATGACGGTTCAGACGGTGCCGTGCAGGGCAGCTGTGTGCCGTACTGCTCCATGGCTCACGCCCAGCTGTGTTTCCACGGACACCGAGATGCTGTCAAGTTCTTTGTCACCGTGCCAG GTCAGGCGATGCCCCCTCCCGGCAGTGCAGATTCGGGCTCTGATGAACCCCCCTCTGAATCCTCGGACACAGCAACCTCTGAGCCCAAAACCTTCCTGGTGATGAGTGGAGGAGAAGGGTACATTGACTTCAGGATGG GTGATGAAGGCGGGGAGTTGGACGGTTTATCAgagccagcagccagtcagcagtcTCCGCCCACCAAGGTCGAGCGGAGCCACCTCATCGTCTGGCAGGTGTCAAACTCTCACGATTGA
- the spag9a gene encoding sperm associated antigen 9a isoform X4, with protein MELEDGVVYQDDPGTSAVMSERVSGLANSIYREFERLIGKYDEDVVKELMPLVVAVLENLDSVFAENQEHEVELELLKEDNEQLITQYEREKALRKHAEEKFIEFEDTHEQDKKDLQNHVDRMESHSRQLELKIKNYADQIARLEERELELKKEFNSLHQRHTEMIHNYMEHVERIKLQQISETSESSAVGRVRKDRPLSLCVFPSAGGAPVLTPNPQARAETPGTEGWKFTDPARSNASLKQLDFIDPPKEREGKSAQDSTWGNSKAHGSKDELLDFNGSKSATPATASDMERADGKSKNMEVQAAPGTGSILVGLPENEDSSDMQDIIESTPELDMDLIGYKPGSTPTKGIENLAFDRNTESLFEELSSAGTGLIGDVDDGADLLGMGREVENLIQENSQLLETKNALNVVNKDLILKLDELTCEKEMLQGEMEAVLQAKAKMEDKNREVEEELKKIRLEVEEVKSKTKEEEDSDVPTAQRKRFTRVEMARVLMERNQYKERLMELQEAVRWTEMIRASRENPSLSEKKKSSIWQFFSRLFSSSSSSPTMKKVECQSIMKYNAPGGMVKRSSTFSQFPTEKSKTFDFLNEEKDLCSSPSRKEQKRAQYRQVKAHMQKEDGRVTAHGWSLPSKFKVANGGQVENKMKLPVPVYLRPLDQKDASMKLWCAAGVDLSGARTLPELVKQTKGSQSSLNHLEQESKDPEKGEKELVLQDETSSRVWVCTSTHSSTKVMVLDASQPSDLLDSFYACNTHVVCIASVPGVLETDYTAAEEVPQDSEAVQGDRVSLAGSVASVGSAGSDGAVATEGTTAIPQTASVGVSDQPAEHSGISSSVELSREASPAEDGVPAAEEATEATEANTGVGEEGEEEQEADQNQPGIYTEHVFTDPLGVGPTDSPSADSQRGCGYDGETFPEESEPSDGEVLRMSSALPTMWLGAQNGCLYVHSAVARWRKCLHAIKLKDSILGIVHVKGRVLVALADGTLAIFHRSIDGQWDLTNYHLLDLGRPHHSIRCMTVVYDKVWCGYRNKIYIIQPKAMRIEKSFDAHPRKESQVRQLAWVGDGIWVSIRLDSTLRLFHAHTYQHLQDVDIEPYVSKMLGTGKLGFSFVRITALMVSCSRLWVGTGNGVIISIPLSEANKTTGIVPNRPGSAVRVYSDDGSDGAVQGSCVPYCSMAHAQLCFHGHRDAVKFFVTVPGQAMPPPGSADSGSDEPPSESSDTATSEPKTFLVMSGGEGYIDFRMGDEGGELDGLSEPAASQQSPPTKVERSHLIVWQVSNSHD; from the exons ATGGAGCTGGAAGACGGAGTTGTGTACCAGGACGACCCGGGGACATCAGCGGTGATGTCTGAGCGGGTGTCGGGCCTGGCCAACTCCATCTACCGCGAGTTCGAGAGGCTCATCGGTAAATACGATGAGGACGTGGTGAAGGAGCTGATGCCGCTGGTGGTGGCCGTGCTGGAGAACCTGGACTCGGTGTTCGCGGAGAACCAGGAGCACGAAGTGGAGCTGGAGCTGCTGAAGGAGGACAACGAGCAGCTCATCACACAGTACGAGCGGGAGAAAGCGCTGAGGAAACATGCAGAGGAG AAGTTCATTGAGTTTGAGGACACTCATGAACAGGATAAGAAAGACCTGCAGAACCACGTGGACAGAATGGAGTCCCACTCGCGGCAACTGGAACTCAAGATCAAAAACTACGCAGACCAGA TTGCCAGGTTAGAAGAACGGGAATTGGAGCTAAAGAAAGAATTCAACTCCCTGCATCAGCGACACACAGAG ATGATCCATAACTACATGGAGCATGTAGAGAGGATCAAACTGCAGCAGATAAGTGAGACTTCAGAGTCAAGCGCTGTCGGCAGAGTCAG GAAAGATCGGCCTCTTTCTTTGTGCGTCTTCCCGTCTGCTGGCGGCGCGCCTGTGCTGACCCCCAACCCGCAGGCCAGAGCAGAGACCCCGGGCACCGAGGGCTGGAAGTTCACCGACCCAGCGCGCTCCAACGCCAGCCTCAAG caGTTGGACTTTATCGACCCCCCAAAGGAAAGGGAGGGTAAGAGTGCGCAGGACTCTACTTGGGGGAATTCAAAGGCACACGGCAGCAAG GACGAGCTGTTGGACTTTAACGGATCCAAGTCAGCCACGCCAGCAACAGCTTCGGACATGGAGCGGGCCGATGGGAAGAGTAAGAACATGGAGGTGCAGGCTGCACCGGGGACCGGCTCCATATTAGTGG GTTTACCTGAAAATGAGGACAGCTCAGATATGCAGGACATCATCGAGTCCACCCCTGAGCTGGACATGGATCTCATTGGATACAAGCCTGGGAG TACTCCGACTAAAGGCATTGAGAACCTGGCGTTTGACCGAAACACAGAGTCTCTGTTTGAAGAGCTGTCGTCAGCGGGCACTGGCCTCATAGGGGATGTGGATGATGGGGCCGACCTGCTGG GTATGGGCCGGGAAGTTGAAAATCTAATTCAGGAGAATTCACAGCTGCTTGAGACAAA GAATGCTCTGAACGTGGTGAACAAAGACTTGATACTGAAGCTGGACGAGTTGACCTGTGAGAAGGAGATGCTGCAGGGAGAGATGGAGGCTGTGCTGCAGGCCAAGGCCAAGATGGAGGACAAGAacagagaggtggaggaggaacTCAAAAA AATACGACTGGAGGTGGAGGAAGTGAAAAGCAAAACTAAAGAGGAGGaagac AGCGATGTACCGACCGCTCAGAGGAAGCGCTTCACCCGAGTGGAAATGGCCAGAGTGCTGATGGAGAGGAACCAGTACAAAGAGAGGCTGATGGAGCTGCAGGAAGCTGTGCGGTGGACAGAGATGATCCG GGCCTCGAGAGAAAATCCATCACTGtcagaaaaaaagaaatccaGCATCTGGCAGTT CTTCAGCAGACTGTTTAGCTCCTCCTCCAGTTCCCCCACCATGAAGAAGGTGGAGTGCCAGTCCATCATGAAGTACAACGCCCCGGGCGGCATGGTGAAGAGGAGCAGCACCTTCTCCCAGTTCCCCACGGAAAAGTCCAAGACATTCGACTTCCTCAATGAAGA AAAGGACCTGTGCAGCTCTCCATCCCGCAAAGAGCAGAAGAGAGCTCAGTACCGACAGGTCAAGGCCCACATGCAGAAGGAGGATGGACGAGTCACGGCACACGGCTGGAGCCTGCCCAGCAAATTCAAG GTAGCAAATGGTGGACAAGTGGAGAACAAAATGAAATTGCCTGTACCGGTATACTTGAGACCTCTGGATCAGAAAGATGCTTCTATGAAG CTGTGGTGCGCTGCGGGGGTCGACTTGTCCGGAGCGAGAACGTTACCGGAGCTCGTGAAGCAGACAAAGGGTTCTCAGAGTAGCCTGAACCACTTGGAGCAAGAGAGCAAG GATCCGGAGAAAGGGGAGAAGGAGCTGGTCCTCCAGGACGAGACGTCCAGTCGGGTGTGGGTCTGCACCAGCACCCACTCCTCCACCAAGGTGATGGTGCTGGATGCCAGTCAGCCCTCTGACCTGCTCGACAGCTTCTACGCCTGCAACACACACGTCGTCTGCATAGCCAGCGTTCCAG GCGTGTTGGAGACTGACTATACGGCAGCTGAGGAGGTACCTCAGGACTCGGAGGCTGTCCAGGGTGACAGGGTGTCTCTTGCCGGCAGTGTGGCCAGTGTGGGCTCTGCGGGAAGCGACGGTGCCGTGGCAACAGAGGGGACCACCGCCATCCCGCAGACGGCCAGCGTAGGCGTCTCCGACCAGCCGGCCGAACACAGCGGCATCTCTAGCTCAG TTGAGCTGTCCAGAGAGGCGAGTCCAGCAGAAGACGGCGTTCCCGCTGCAGAAGAGGCAACAGAAGCCACGGAGGCTAACACTGGTGTGGGCGAAGAAGGAGAGGAGGAGCAGGAAGCGGATCAAAACCAGCCGGGAATCTACACCGAGCACGTGTTCACCGACCCACTGGGGGTGGGACCCACTGACTCCCCCTCCGCCGACTCACAGAG GGGCTGCGGGTACGACGGGGAAACCTTTCCAGAAGAATCGGAGCCGTCAGACGGGGAAGTCCTGAGGATGAGCAGCGCCCTGCCCACCATGTGGCTGGGAGCTCAGAACGGATG TCTGTATGTGCACTCGGCTGTGGCTCGATGGAGGAAGTGTCTCCATGCCATCAAGCTGAAAGACTCCATCCTCGGCATAGT GCATGTTAAAGGGAGAGTCCTGGTGGCTCTGGCTGACGGGACATTAGCAATTTTCCACAGAAGCATCG ACGGTCAGTGGGATTTAACCAACTACCACCTGTTGGACCTGGGCCGGCCTCACCACTCTATCCGCTGCATGACGGTGGTCTACGACAAGGTGTGGTGCGGCTACAGGAACAAGATCTACATCATCCAGCCCAAGGCCATGAGGATAGAG AAGTCGTTTGACGCCCATCCTCGTAAGGAGAGTCAGGTGCGGCAGCTGGCCTGGGTGGGGGACGGTATCTGGGTGTCCATCCGACTGGATTCAACGCTACGCTTGTTTCACGCCCACACCTACCAGCACCTCCAGGACGTGGACATCGAGCCCTACGTCAGCAAGATGTTGG GCACGGGTAAACTGGGCTTCTCCTTTGTGAGGATCACAGCTCTGATGGTGTCCTGCAGCCGGCTCTGGGTGGGAACAGGAAACGGCGTCATCATCTCCATCCCGCTGTCTGAAG CCAATAAGACAACGGGAATAGTGCCAAATCGTCCCGGCAGTGCTGTGCGGGTTTACAGTGATGACGGTTCAGACGGTGCCGTGCAGGGCAGCTGTGTGCCGTACTGCTCCATGGCTCACGCCCAGCTGTGTTTCCACGGACACCGAGATGCTGTCAAGTTCTTTGTCACCGTGCCAG GTCAGGCGATGCCCCCTCCCGGCAGTGCAGATTCGGGCTCTGATGAACCCCCCTCTGAATCCTCGGACACAGCAACCTCTGAGCCCAAAACCTTCCTGGTGATGAGTGGAGGAGAAGGGTACATTGACTTCAGGATGG GTGATGAAGGCGGGGAGTTGGACGGTTTATCAgagccagcagccagtcagcagtcTCCGCCCACCAAGGTCGAGCGGAGCCACCTCATCGTCTGGCAGGTGTCAAACTCTCACGATTGA